Below is a window of Virgibacillus sp. NKC19-3 DNA.
TACAGCTACTGTACGTCAGTTTGAAGATGAAACACTTCGAAAACGGCTGGCTCAAGCTGCACATAAAGACGTTTCAGAAATGGGATGGGAAGGTCAATCGAAACAATTGCTTCACTTTTATGAAGAAGTAACAGATTTAGATGGGAATAATGACAAGGCAAACGTAACATAAATGGATTTGTTGCCGTGTGAACAAATCTGATCAGGTAGAGGGGTTTCATGAAAAAGCATAGAAGAAAAAGAGGGCCATTTCAATTTTTCCAATATAGCGTCATAGGCATCGTAAACGCAGGCATTGATATAGGGGTGTTAAATCTATTATTACTATTGTTTCATACAGAAGGTAGCAGTATGCTTGTATTGTATAATACAATAGCCTATACATTGTCTGTAGCAAATAGCTATTTCTGGAATGCCAGCATAACGTTTCAGCATTCGGCCGAGGGAAGTAACCGTCAACGAATCACATTTGTGATTCAAGCAATCGTTAGTCTTGGTGTTAATAATCTTGTATTTTTAGGCGTTAATTCCTTATTTTTTGCCTTGGGTGTGCCCAGTTGGCTGCGTTATAATCTGGCGAAGGGTATAGCTATGTTTCTTTCATTTTGTTCCAGTTTCTTTATGATTAAGTATTTTGTGTTTACAAGGAATAAAAAAGCAAAGCGATGATCCGACCGCCAGGATAGTGATTATTTATACATCGTTTTGCATAAATATAAATTTTTTTTCATAAATATACTTGCATAACTATACGTGAAGTCTTATAATAATTATTAATTTACAAATGAAGCGAGAGGAAGATCGTGTTGAAAAATGTAGCAATTATTGGAGGTACGGGGTATGGGGCAATAGAATTAATCCGATTGCTTCATAATCATGAATATATGCATGTGAAGAAAATTATTTCTGACTCCCATCATGGGGAACAGCTCGCGTCCATTTACCCACACGTCATTAATTTTGTGGATGATCCACTGGAAGAATTAGAGATTGAATGTTTAAAGAAAGAAGTGGATATTGTGTTTTTTGCTACGCCAGCTGGTGTAGCAAAAGAACTTATTCCTAAATTTGAAAATTCATCGGTACAATGCATTGATTTATCGGGCGATTTGCGAATCAGTTCCAGGGAGCAATATACACGCTGGTATGGAGGAGAAGCAGCACCACAAGAAACTTTGAATAATGCGATATATGGACTATCAGAAATTTACAGGGAAC
It encodes the following:
- a CDS encoding GtrA family protein encodes the protein MKKHRRKRGPFQFFQYSVIGIVNAGIDIGVLNLLLLLFHTEGSSMLVLYNTIAYTLSVANSYFWNASITFQHSAEGSNRQRITFVIQAIVSLGVNNLVFLGVNSLFFALGVPSWLRYNLAKGIAMFLSFCSSFFMIKYFVFTRNKKAKR